In a single window of the Schistocerca americana isolate TAMUIC-IGC-003095 chromosome X, iqSchAmer2.1, whole genome shotgun sequence genome:
- the LOC124556297 gene encoding uncharacterized protein LOC124556297: protein MSDGRKRLSGSEYRKRRALKKDGDKKQKDALQRYFKPKRERPSSGEGGKIDPESTETSGATAATSLSSGHDQKVDEHSTATTAYSSNADGGPSTTCSTDLIWTQDLLCDDSSEIETSSRTEIRRSDSENTGGTSAEKGLKASLN from the coding sequence ATGTCCGACGGTAGAAAAAGACTGTCTGGCAGtgaatataggaaaagacgggcTCTGAAGAAAGATGGCGATAAGAAGCAAAAGGATGCACTACAACGATATTTCAAGCCAAAGAGAGAACGACCTAGCAGCGGCGAGGGtggaaaaatagatcctgaaagtacAGAAACTAGTGGAGCTACTGCAGCTACATCTTTATCTTCAGGACATGACCAGAAAGTTGACGAGCACAGTACTGCGACCACGGCATACAGTAGCAATGCTGACGGTGGGCCATCCACAACATGTTCAACAGACCTCATCTGGACTCAAGATCTGCTTTGTGACGACAGCTCCGAGATTGAAACATCAAGCAGAACTGAAATTAGACGATCCGATTCGGAAAATACCGGAGGAACATCAGCCGAGAAGGGATTGAAGGCGAGCCTAAACTGA